CGCGGTCGAACGTCCACCCGAGCCCGGAGTGGTTGAAGGGGTCGAACGGCGGCACGGTGTCCCTGAGGCCGCCGACGGCGTGCACGACGGGGACGGTGCCGTAGGCCATGGCGTAGAGCTGGTTCAGCCCGCACGGCTCGAACCGGGAGGGCATGAGGAGCGCGTCCGCCCCCGCCGTGATCCGGTGCGCCAGGCGCACGGAGAACCCCACCCACCCGCGCACCTTGTCGTGGTGCTCCCGCTCGAAGTGCCGCAGCATGCTCTCCAGGTCGTGGCGCCCGGTGCCCAGCATCACCAGCTGCACGTCCTGGCTCACGATCCAGGGCATGGCGTCCGCGATGATCTCCACGCCCTTCTGCCCGTCCAGGCGGCCGATGAAGCCGAGCAGCGGCACGTCGGCGCGGACCTGCAGGCCCAGCTCGCGCTGCAGGGCCTCCTTGCACTGCCGCTTGCCGGAGTCCAGCGTCCTCAGGGAGAAGTTGGTGTAGCCGTCCGACTTGAGGTGGGCGTCCACCTCGGGGTTCCACTCCATGTTGTCGATGCCGTTGACGATGCCGCGGGTCTTCCAGTCGTTCTGCCGTATGATGTCGTGAAGCCCCCAGCCGCCCTCCACCGTCTTCAGCTCCCACAGGTACCCGGGGCTCACCACGACAACCTGGTCCGCCATCTTCAGGCCGGCGGCGAAGTAGTTGGCGTGTTCACCACCCACGGGGTCGTACAGTCTGAAGTGTTCCAGGTAGTGCTCAGGCAACTCGGTGAACGGGAATTCATCTACAGGGCCACGGCCCTGCATGCAACATGAAGAGAAAGAATTAGCCCAACGGAGTACCGAAGAATGGAATAACTGACCAAAGCATGTAATTCGGCATGTCAGTGTTGTATATAACTTTGAGGTAAAAATGCACCGGTGGTGCTTAAACTTGCCACGGATGTTCTCATTTTTTTTTCGAACCATGCAGGAGAACTGTATGTGATCATTATGGAGGAGAATTTTTTTCTACTTAGTCCAGAAAGTTCAGGTTACATTACTAAAAACACATAACAACAAAATACAAATTGAGCAAAAGCGACCCCAAGCGCTTAGCACAGAGCGGGATGGCAAGCGACCTAGCCAAATAGTGACTCCAAGCAACTAGCAACGGCATTGTACCAGTAGGATTCATCACACTTGATCCGTCTAATAACTTGATCGAAGGAATTAGCTTTGCCTTCAAAGACTGTTGTTGTGTTCCTTCCAAATCAACCAAGCAGTTAAGACGACCAAACTACGCAACTTCTTGTCCGAAGGTGGCACCCTGTTCCTAGCTGAAACCCACCATTCAGAGAACAAGGCATCTATGGCTGGGGCGACCATGGAGAGACAGATGTTTGAAATGGCACAACTCGTAATAAGATCACAAGTGTCTTCGGGAAGAGCGGATCAAAAAACTCAATGTTCATTGTGCGGAAGACCTTGTCTAGCGCGTCTGCCCGTGATCCAAATCCTCTTGCGCAGAGCGAGCCATATGAAAAATTTGCTACGCAAATGGCGTTAGCTGGACCAAAGGCAAGTCATTGAAGTGAGCTACATATGCGGATTTAGACGAGAAGCGACCTGAGAAATTCAGTGTACACGACCAAGTGTCTCTGATCTAGGGGAGATGGAAATCATGAAGCGCTTCGCAAATGTTAAGAATTTGAATGAACATTGCAATATTTATGAGATCCTTTATGTCCCTCATCCAATACCTAGTAGTCATAGCACAAGCAACTGACCTCACCACTTCAATATGGTTCGGCACCGAATTGGCAATGTCGGAGGCAATAGCTTCTATTGGGGTGTCTTTGAGCCACCCACCGCACCAGAAAAGAATGGACTCACCATGTTCACTTTGGTTCGGCATATGTACACTTTGATGCTCGCAGTTGTAAAATACAGAAAACTGGTGCAAAAACCTGGCTCTGGCTCTCGCATGCAGTATGATGCACTTTCCATTCGTAAACGCTCACGTGACACCATATCCGTTGTTTGTAGCCGTTAAGACTGCTGACATGGCTTGCCGACGTGGCACCAACAAGCTCATGTTCTCTCTCTGGCTAAGTACTGTGTGTGGGTCCCACTTATCAACGGGCAGGAGAAAGAAAGGGCTTAGTGTGGCGTGTGGGTCCCACTTATCAGTAGACAGGAGAAAGAAATAGCCATTGAACCGATGACCCAAGGGATACAAATAAGTCCGTCTTATATTATGACGCGACACGGCTTGGGGGGAATAGAGGAACAGTGCGACGCCGTCGGGATGACCTCTCCGGCGTTAGTTCTATGATGATTCGGTTCACATGGATGAACATGCGGTGATCCTCGCCAGGCCACGTGTGGAATGGGAGGTCGAGGAGATGTCGCCGAGGCCACGGGAACGAGGTCTGGATCAGAGTTGAGGCGGCAGGCAACTGCAGCCGACGTAGGGAGCTCGCGAGGGGCTCCCCAACTTGCAATTGGTGAGGGGAAAAGGTGCTAGGCTTAGAGGAGGACCTCCTAGTGCGAGCAATTGGGGAATAGGGCCATGGCCAACTCGGCATGTATTGCAGCTTCGCGGCGGGGGAAACGGCCAGAGTGGGAGAAGGAGAGGAGAAGTTGGTTTGCGATGGCGGCACGATCTATGGGGAAAGAGGAGGATGTGCAGGGAGGTATGGGCTCCCAAGTAGGCTTCTATAACGGTCCGGCTAGGTCGGGCTCTATGAGGCGACGCAGGCGATGGTCACAACTTGTGCAGCTCCAAGGGTTATCAAGACATGTTTGGGTACGAGGGGAAAGGACAAGAGGGGCATGCTCACTATTTGAGGATGTTGAGGATTTTGTGTGTTGGGTTGGTGGATGGTCATGACAACGACGTTGCCGCTTTGAGCGATGGTGCGGAGCACCTGGGCCATCATGAAGGCGCTGGCCGTGTTGAAGCGGAGGTGGGCTTGTTGAGGATGGTAGCCTTGGAGCAAAGGATATAAGCATACATACCCCCCCCTCCCCACACAGACACACACATACACAAGACATGAAGTGCATAGGGGATTAATGATTAGGGCGTGCTGGCTACCAGCATACCTGCGAGGTCCCATTTTCAAGACCCCAGGCCATCATTTTTATTATAAATTTCCATTTATTTATGTCATAGGTTGACAAGTGGGGCCCACATGTAAATAGAGAGTGTGTGGGCCCAATGGCGACGTAGGCACGGTCTAACAGCTATAGACGGGAATACAATGCCCACATAGGCAACGTTTGACTCCTACATACGGAAAATGCACCGTATGGCACACAACAGCAAGTTTTTGCACCCGTTTTTCATAGTCTACAACTGTAAGCACCAAAGTGAACACGCGTGACAAGTTCAAGCACCACTGGTGCATTTACCTCTATAAGACTATAACTTTCATAAGCCATCATAATTTTGCAACCCGTTTAGTTTCCTCAAACAATGTGGAGTAAATAGTAGAGACTAGAGAAAAATCAAGATTAGGAGAAAAGGAACCTGGTGAGCGATGTTATGTATCACCATAATGGACCGAGTGTACTGCATCAAACCATGGTCCCTGTAATATGCTTTCAGATAGACAGGCAGGAGTGCCGTGTGCCAATCATTTGCAATAAACACCAGATTTCCATCCCCATAAGGGACACCGCCGCATGGAACGTGCCATGGAACCTGCAAATTATAGAGGAATAAAAATGATGGACCAATAATATTTAATGGGATGATATGCCAAGTACGAAAATATCTAAATTGGATGAAAGTAGGAGTGTATATTATTGTTTGTGGCAGGTGGAAATGCTATTTCCAAATCAATTCGCGGTGAAGAGAACATGGAAACATAACGATGAAGTAACAAGGATCATCAAGATAATTGTTCATCAGTGCAATAGATTATCAGAAGTTAAATCATAACGCTTGACCAAATGTGCATGTAAGGTATTGAAATGTTATTAGTATATATGCACTTCACAAGAGATTATGTATCTGTTGAAATACATGCATACACATAATTGTATAGTGGTAATAGGTTGTCAATTGAGTTGGAGAGATACCTCAACAGCGGCCTTGCAGAACAAAATCATGCGCTTCATAATTTCCTGAAAAAATAAAATGTGTAATCATATGCCAGTCAGTAGGCCTTGGCTTGTTCTCAGTTTATCAGTGCAATCAAACACCAACATATAGAAGATTAACCTGTCTGCTGCCCCCATAAATGTCTTCCTGACGGTGTCGGAAGAGAGGAGCGTCAATGAACACAAAATCAACTCCATCGATATAAGCATGGAAATAATTCACTTCCATATCCTGCAGGACAAAAAAAACACTTAAAAATTGATTTATTATGATAATAAGCAATAAAATTTCAGCTCCCCTTCGATTGCATTTTTGCTTACCTGTCCAGCAGCCTTGTAGTATTTTCGGACTCCGACATCGTAGGCTTCTTCATAGTCCCCATACCTTGGTACCACAACCTAAGATAGAAAGGATCATTTCTCAATTATCATCAAATTTAAAATTTCAGATTATCAAAGTCTAGCCAAGTCCATGATTCTAGATTTTGAATAATATATGGTTTATATGATACCATAACTATTTTCCACTTCTAATTTCTACAGAATAATTGGGATGCCTGCAGAAAATAGTTTACTCTTTACTGGAACTAGTAAGAGCGTCTCTAACTGAATCCCGAAAGTTAACTCCCCAAAACCCTCTCTCACAAGCCAACTCCCAAAAATTCTGGGGTTTTGATGGCTCTAACCGAACCGCGAAACTAGCTCCCAATCAAAATTGCATTGAAATGAAAGCTCGACAACATACATTTATCCATCATCTACATTACAAACATCTACTGTTTACTAACAATTACAGTGAATATGATAGAAACCATTAACCGGAAATGTTGATAAATTGATCATCCAGTAGTATAAATACACACACGGGCGCTGGCGATATTTGGTACCTAATTGAAGATAGGAACTACTTATTCGGATCTATAGAGCGGGTAAACCCGACGTTGGGCAAAACGGTCGATCGGGTACCCGACATTCATTCCTTCACTGATGGTGTGGTTATCAGCCTCCTTCTTTGTGAAATCTGGCTGCTAACCACCACTTGTTTCAAACCCCCTCCCCCACCCAGTAGGCCTCAGCAACCTAACCTCCAGGGTTGGCTATGAAATACTCTACTCTGTCTGTAAACTactataagagcgtttagatcactaaagtagtaatctaaacgctcttatattaatttacggagggagtatgacAGAAGAACACTTTCATGTCTTGCACTTAATAACATTATACTACTCACTGATATTATTCGAACATATGGACCCAACAGAGTTAAATGAAAGCTTGTAGTACCATAACACGATGTCCTCTCTTTGCCAAAGCCTTGGGCAGAGCACCCGCAACATCTCCCAGACCACCTATGCAACACAATGTTTGTTCTTATGAGTAATTCGAGCAAAGTTTTATGAACAACAGGAAGAGAGACTGAAGAGGTAATGTCCATGCCTGTTTTGCACCAGGGAGAACACTCAGCAGCCACGACGACCACGTTCATGACATTCTCCCCTGCCAAAGGTCCGGAGTCGTGATTCTGGTGGTGTTCAAAGGAGCCCGCATCATCTGCGACAGCCCGGCCATCATCCTTGGCCTCCACGGGCTCCTCGAAACCAATGTATTTCTTGAAATCCCAAAGGTCTTCTTGTACAGCGGGGGCTGCAGGCGGCGAAAGAGCCTTTGGCTTTGGAGCTTCTTCGACAACGACCGCACCCTTCTTCAGTTCTTGTTCCACGTCGCTGACAGTGTCAGACCCGGGAGCAGAGGCCGAGGACTCGAAATTTGAGCCGGACGACGGCGGCGTCTTCTCAGCTGGGACAACGGACTCCGGCGCCTTGTCGCTGATGGAAATGGTAGCTGCGGAATCCGAAGCCGCGGCCTCGGCTatgctcgtcggcggcgaggcgACGTTAGCTTTGTTTTCACCGTTCACCGGTGCTCTGTTCTGGGTCGACGGATGGGGCGCGCGTGCGGGCGTGGGCAGCCCGCTGTCTTtagtcgcgccgccgccgccggtagATTTGTTCTCGCCGTTCACCGGCATGCCGTTCATACTCGGCGGACGGGCGGCGTCCTGCCTCGCTGCCGGCGGGGACGGCCCGCCGCCTTCCGCGGCGTCGCGGTCGAGCGTCTTGACGGGATCCCTTCGCTCCGCGACCTGCACACGCGGGCGTGCGTTTTGTATAAATAAACAATTCGTGAGCGAGACGACGATGATCTCGAGGCGCGCGCACGCGTCATAACTTGGTCATAACTAACTACCTTGGTGGCGGCGCCACCGCGGAGTGCGCGGGGCTGCCTCGCGGACGCGGCGGCGTCGTCGATCCCCGCGTCCTTCTTCCCGGCGGCGAGCGCCGCCACAGCTCCGTCGCGAGCCGTGCGCTgcggcggccacggcggccagTGCAACCTGCCGGCCCCGGCGTGGGGTGGCTGCGCGCTCACCCTCGCCCGCCTGCGTGATCTCCCGGGGGAGGCTGACGCGAGCGCGAGGAAGGATGCGGCGGACGCGACCGCCGACGACATGGATCGGGGCGGGAGATGGTACGGTTCGCGGGTTGGTCCGCCCAGAGCGCGGcgcaggcggaggtggtggcagTGGGAGTGGAGAGTAGCGCGGTGGCAGTGGGCTGGACTGGACTGGAGTGTGCTCTGTGTGGGGGTAAACGAACGGGGTCAGGCCGAAGAAATGGCCGCGAGCGGGggacggcgacgacggcggcggctttACACGAGGGGCGGGTACGTACGAACGGCCCCCTGGCGGCTGGCGTGTTGGGTCTGCGGTTTGCGGGCGAGCACGCTGGAAAGCGGGCCCGGTGCCGTTGCGGCGTGCCACGCGAGCAGCACACGAGGGCGGCAGCCGTTCCGTTGCCCCGCTCGGTCTCCAGCTGCGGCACAACGAGCGGCAGGCTCCTCACCAGCTGACAGCCTGGTCCTACCCTGCGCCGGCCCCTCCTGTCGGTGCCCGCTAGAGAAGCGAACGGACGAGCCGTGGGTTTCGCAAGGGGCGAGCGGAGGCCCCGTTCCGCCCACGGGGCCAGTTGTCAGAGAGGAAGCGTCCGTGGTGACAAGCTGCTGGAAGGAAGTTGCAAAATCCACGTGAAGACCGAGGACG
This sequence is a window from Aegilops tauschii subsp. strangulata cultivar AL8/78 chromosome 7, Aet v6.0, whole genome shotgun sequence. Protein-coding genes within it:
- the LOC109760168 gene encoding soluble starch synthase 2-2, chloroplastic/amyloplastic produces the protein MSSAVASAASFLALASASPGRSRRRARVSAQPPHAGAGRLHWPPWPPQRTARDGAVAALAAGKKDAGIDDAAASARQPRALRGGAATKVAERRDPVKTLDRDAAEGGGPSPPAARQDAARPPSMNGMPVNGENKSTGGGGATKDSGLPTPARAPHPSTQNRAPVNGENKANVASPPTSIAEAAASDSAATISISDKAPESVVPAEKTPPSSGSNFESSASAPGSDTVSDVEQELKKGAVVVEEAPKPKALSPPAAPAVQEDLWDFKKYIGFEEPVEAKDDGRAVADDAGSFEHHQNHDSGPLAGENVMNVVVVAAECSPWCKTGGLGDVAGALPKALAKRGHRVMVVVPRYGDYEEAYDVGVRKYYKAAGQDMEVNYFHAYIDGVDFVFIDAPLFRHRQEDIYGGSRQEIMKRMILFCKAAVEVPWHVPCGGVPYGDGNLVFIANDWHTALLPVYLKAYYRDHGLMQYTRSIMVIHNIAHQGRGPVDEFPFTELPEHYLEHFRLYDPVGGEHANYFAAGLKMADQVVVVSPGYLWELKTVEGGWGLHDIIRQNDWKTRGIVNGIDNMEWNPEVDAHLKSDGYTNFSLRTLDSGKRQCKEALQRELGLQVRADVPLLGFIGRLDGQKGVEIIADAMPWIVSQDVQLVMLGTGRHDLESMLRHFEREHHDKVRGWVGFSVRLAHRITAGADALLMPSRFEPCGLNQLYAMAYGTVPVVHAVGGLRDTVPPFDPFNHSGLGWTFDRAEAHKLIEALGHCLRTYRDFKESWRALQERGMSQDFSWEHAAKLYEDVLVKAKYQW